The genomic DNA CCATATGGATTGCCGCGTCGCATGCGGCTCCTCGCCATGACGGAGCGGCATGATGCAGCCAGCGGTCTACATCATGGCGAGCAAGCGAAACGGCACACTCTATACCGGCGTGACATCACATCTGCCGCAGCGCATTTGGCAACATCGCGAGGGCGTCGCGGATGGATTTACCAAGCGCTACGGATGCAAGTTGCTGGTCTGGTACGAGATGGCGGACACGATGGAAGCGGCTATTGGGCGCGAGAAGCAAATCAAGGCGGGATCACGGGCAAAGAAAATCGCGTTGATCGCTGGGTCCAATCCGGGATGGAAAGATTTATACGCGAGCATCGCTCAAGGGTGAAACGTCGCATGGATTGCTTCGCTTCGCTCGCAATGACGAAGGATAGAATGTGAAACTCGGCCGTCTCAATCATATCGGCGTGGCGACGCCTTCGCTGGAGGCCTCGCTGGCTTATTATCGCGACGTGATGGGCGCGACGCTGGCCCATGAACCGTTCGACCTGCCCGCGCAGGGGGTGAAGGTGTGTTTTGTCGATACGCCGGGCGAGAATGGCACGGCGGGGACGCAGATCGAGCTGATCGAGCCGCTCGGCGAAAATTCGCCCATTCACGGCTTTATCGCCAGGAACCCGACCGGCGGGCAGCACCATATGTGCTATGAAGTGGCCGACATCCATGAAGCCAAGGCCTGGTTCGAGGCGAAGGGCGCGCGGGTGCTGGGCGAGCCGCGCATCGGCGCGCATGGCACGCCGATCTTCTTCGTGCATCCCAAAGACATGAACGGGGTGCTGACCGAAATCATGGAAACGCCGAAAGAGGGCGCGCATTGATATGACCGACAAGCCGACGCTGGACGCATGGGCCGCCGCTTCCGCCAAGGAAGTGAAGGGCAAG from Sphingobium sp. CAP-1 includes the following:
- a CDS encoding GIY-YIG nuclease family protein; protein product: MQPAVYIMASKRNGTLYTGVTSHLPQRIWQHREGVADGFTKRYGCKLLVWYEMADTMEAAIGREKQIKAGSRAKKIALIAGSNPGWKDLYASIAQG
- the mce gene encoding methylmalonyl-CoA epimerase, whose translation is MKLGRLNHIGVATPSLEASLAYYRDVMGATLAHEPFDLPAQGVKVCFVDTPGENGTAGTQIELIEPLGENSPIHGFIARNPTGGQHHMCYEVADIHEAKAWFEAKGARVLGEPRIGAHGTPIFFVHPKDMNGVLTEIMETPKEGAH